A single window of Betta splendens chromosome 11, fBetSpl5.4, whole genome shotgun sequence DNA harbors:
- the LOC114866163 gene encoding secretagogin-like, with protein MDRLDAAGFLQIWQHFDVEDAGYIEGKQLDAFFKHMLEKLGVKRDEITKDKLRRLRDRFKSACDTAGGRLQIQEMATVMLPEEENFLLLFRRETPLDNSVEFMRIWRSYDTDSSGYISAAELKGFLQDLFLQHQRSITAEQLEAYTLTMMKMFDKNRDGRLDLNDLARILSLKENFLLKFKMDACSQDDRRRDFEKIFAHYDVSKTGALEGPEVDGFVKDMMELVKPSLSGADLDKFRKALMGHCDINGDGKIQKNELALCLGLKLS; from the exons ATGGACCGGCTGGACGCAGCAGGCTTCCTACAGATCTGGCAACATTTCGACGTGGAGG ATGCCGGTTACATCGAAGGGAAACAGCTGGACGCCTTCTTTAAGCACATGTTGGAGAAGCTGGGGGTGAAG AGGGACGAGATAACGAAGGACAAACTCCGGAGACTCAGGGACAGATTCAAGTCGGCGTGTGACACAGCTGGCGGTCGTCTGCAGATCCAGGAG ATGGCGACCGTGATGCTGCCTGAGGAGGAGAACTTCCTGCTCCTGTTCCGCAGAGAGACACCGCTGGACAACAGCGTAGAGTTCATGAgg ATCTGGAGAAGCTACGACACCGACAGCAGCGGCTACATCTCAGCCGCTGAGCTCAAG gGCTTCCTGCAGGACCTGTTCCTCCAGCACCAGAGGAGCATCAcagcggagcagctggaggcgtACACGCTCACcatg ATGAAGATGTTTGACAAGAACAGGGACGGCAGACTGGACTTGAACGACCTGGCCAG AATCTTGTCCCTGAAAGAAAACTTCTTGCTGAAGTTTAAAATGGAC gcctgcagccaggACGACCGGAGGAGGGACTTTGAGAAGATATTTGCTCACTACGATGTT aGTAAGACGGGCGCGTTGGAGGGCCCCGAGGTGGACGGCTTCGTCAAGGACATGATGGAGCTGGTGAAG CCCAGCCTCAGTGGAGCAGACCTGGACAAGTTCAGGAAAGCGCTGATGGGCCACTGCGACATCAACGGGGACGGGAAGATCCAGAAGAACGAGCTGGCTCTGTGTCTGGGCCTGAAGCTCAGttag
- the LOC114866166 gene encoding uncharacterized protein LOC114866166 produces the protein MHWGNELKTACDAQQQQVVVCSLAERRPPVQVHSQLFFSLQRLQRCSVAALGSWCSMCSGVSVRSLLFSLLFAGQLATAFRYRRADPDKANAERSWTFPQRHQPALLRSRVNAAQHSLPDGSSEALSPAVGSVGSYGRLKGGSRMVSRVFGYRPGSVTDTMDLWRFVLPPMQKGNLYPLGVVSSHAIRMTSGHQSEAKAQQPNPPSQHQGFQLIPAGRTPQPSFPALIPQLPGSSNSWAGQAPASPHSNRFHTGVASSRGIVMRGGPRPEAQDPPARTQSKAGKWDVPWKGALGSVAQLPDFLPRVPNAEAAGYRAG, from the exons atgcactggggcAATGAACTGAAGACAGCGTGTgacgctcagcagcagcaggttgtagTCTGCTCGTTAGCTGAACGCAGGCCACCTGTGCAGGTTCACAGCCAGCTCTTCTTCTCactgcagcggctccagcgcTGCTCCGTCGCTGCTCTCGGCTCCTGGTGCAGCATGTGTTCTGGCGTCAGTGTGAG GTCGCTCCTCTTCTCGCTGCTGTTCGCTGGGCAGCTGGCTACAG cGTTTCGCTACAGAAGGGCAGATCCCGATAAAGCGAACGCTGAGCGGAGCTGGACCTTTCCTCAGAGACACCAGCCCGCTTTGCTGCGATCCAGGGTCAATGCTGCACAGCACAGTCTCCCTGATGGCTCGTCTGAGGCTCTGAGTCCTGCTGTAGGTTCTGTAGGTTCTTATGGACGACTCAAAGGTGGTTCCAGGATGGTGAGCCGGGTCTTTGGCTACAGGCCTGGTTCAGTCACAGACACCATGGACCTGTGGAGGTTTGTGTTGCCACCGATGCAGAAGGGGAACCTGTACCCGCTGGGTGTTGTGTCCAGTCATGCCATTAGGATGACGTCAGGTCACCAGTCTGAAGCCAAGGCCCAGCAGCCAAACCCCCCGTCCCAGCATCAAGGGTTCCAGCTGATCCCAGCAGGCAGAACACCGCAGCCGAGCTTCCCCGCGCTCATCCCCCAGCTGCCGGGCTCGTCCAACAGCTGGGCCGGGCAGGCGCCGGCTTCGCCACACAGCAACCGCTTCCATACAGGCGTCGCTTCAAGTCGTGGAATTGTCATGCGTGGAGGTCCAAGGCCCGAGGCCCAGGACCCCCCGGCTCGGACCCAAAGCAAAGCTGGCAAGTGGGACGTTCCCTGGAAAGGAGCGCTTGGTTCTGTGGCGCAGTTACCCGACTTCCTGCCAAGGGTTCCCaatgcagaggctgctgggtaCCGCGCTGGGTGA